One genomic window of Aethina tumida isolate Nest 87 chromosome 3, icAetTumi1.1, whole genome shotgun sequence includes the following:
- the LOC109599812 gene encoding U6 snRNA-associated Sm-like protein LSm1, translating to MNKLTELEGTAHLLDELDKKLMVLLRDGRTLIGYLRSVDQFANLVLHRTIERIHVGQEYGDIPRGVFIVRGENVVLLGEIDAEKEAELPLTEVSVDYILDAQRKEQESKQEQQKLVSKALKERGLHMMADLTHDDLF from the exons ATGAACAAACTGACAGAACTAGAAGGCACGGCACACTTGCTCGATGAACTGGATA agaaattaatGGTGTTACTCCGGGACGGGAGGACTTTAATCGGTTACTTGAGGAGTGTTGATCAATTCGCCAATTTGGTGCTGCACAGAACCATTGAACGGATACACGTGGGCCAGGAATATGGCGACATTCCTAGGGGTGTGTTTATTGTCAGGGGGGAAAATGTGGTGCTTCTTGgtgaaatt GATGCAGAAAAGGAAGCCGAGCTGCCACTGACTGAAGTCTCTGTTGATTACATTCTGGATGCACAAAGAAAGGAGCAGGAATCGAAGCAGGAACAACAGAAATTGGTCTCGAAAGCTTTAAAGGAAAGAGGTTTGCACATGATGGCTGATTTAACACATgatgatttgttttaa
- the LOC109607611 gene encoding rho GTPase-activating protein 19-like isoform X1: protein MSVQTLSDECLVEQFRRENTEQFLILARMHLSFLLDLNTDDSDYPTDKNKQKKWPFSRSRKTKNLTEGPPLTQEGICQVYQLIEFIKKDENITVEGVFRRTGSLERQQELRNLLVQGVTIDLEGGQYTVHDCASVLKGFLSDLPEPLLTEAYFPACCQISELYGIVEQPTQEGKLLEALNLILLLLPVENQALLKDLLELLHLTASFEENNKMSPDNLGKMFTPHFLCPRKLTPSDLLTATQKYFGLISFMIKKSDELFKIPPKLKVDFQARYERKKLCADKALNESVTDTANTVFTFVDHERTAKENESNPTETALAQLYAHIQSLPESSKKRKLVSKFNKENGHGTPLQVIRSNMTKKSFGDSIKKHIFHKGLVKNAKKAGFTNLRSSSEEMLNSPQQTVLARARLFCGNCDSSTDLSNDEASAKKLKASTSTEKLLDVDDSPRSKSGPELSVSATACNNYLTSTPACVPLRACPDLIFTPEDQDRKSMSPITRSTQRMTRAMQVFKTITIYCLGVRGVVAIAKKETMMTPRSRKPVLLLSGTNINALPKIDKHECQMDQLSEERSYETQNEAPCKDTESTSPVSNALSATFKEYLSSRDILTSSPAADESFSSRTDDFNSTDFKSLNDSKLTDSLLFCLNGNEPDGDAETKDNYEEGEKELVLKPKQYDQNGKPIVFETSF from the exons ATGAGTGTCCAAACTTTAAGCGATGAGTGTCTGGTCGAACAGTTTCGGCGTGAGAACACCGAACAATTTCTCATACTGGCACGGATGCATTTGTCCTTTTTGCTCGACTTAAACACAGATGA CAGTGATTATCCAACTGACAAGaacaaacaaaagaaatgGCCATTCAGTAGAAGTAGGAAGACTAAAAACCTAACTGAAGGGCCACCTCTCACTCAGGAAGGAATTTGTCAAGTTTATCAGTTAATTGAGTTCATAAAAAAGGACGAAA aTATAACGGTGGAGGGTGTGTTTAGAAGGACTGGCTCCTTGGAGAGGCAACAGGAACTCAGGAACTTGTTGGTGCAAGGTGTCACCATTGACTTGGAGGGTGGCCAATACACTGTACACGACTGCGCCTCCGTGCTTAAAGGATTTCTGTCGGACCTTCCTGAACCTCTATTAACTGAAGCTTATTTCCCAGCATGTTGCCAAATCTCAG AGTTGTATGGCATTGTGGAGCAGCCGACTCAAGAAGGCAAACTGCTGGAAGCATTAAACTTGATATTGCTTCTGCTGCCAGTGGAAAATCAGGCACTGTTAAAGGACCTTCTGGAGCTGTTACACCTGACAGCTTCGTTCgaggaaaacaataaaatgtcacCAGACAACCTGGGCAAAATGTTTACGCCCCACTTTCTGTGCCCCAGGAAATTGACACCCAGCGACCTCCTGACCGCCACCCAAAAATACTTCGGCCTCATATCGTTCATGATCAAGAAATCGGACGAACTGTTCAAGATCCCCCCAAAATTGAAGGTGGACTTTCAGGCTCGATACGAAAGGAAAAAACTGTGTGCAGACAAAGCCCTGAACGAATCGGTGACCGACACGGCGAACACCGTGTTCACATTCGTGGATCATGAAAGGACGGCCAAGGAGAACGAGTCGAACCCCACCGAAACGGCCCTGGCGCAGCTCTACGCCCACATACAAAGCTTGCCTGAGTCGTCGAAGAAGAGGAAGCTGGTTAGTAAGTTTAACAAGGAGAACGGGCACGGGACCCCGTTGCAGGTGATCAGGAGCAACATGACGAAGAAGAGCTTCGGTGATTCCATTAAAAAGCACATTTTCCACAAGGGGTTGGTCAAGAACGCCAAGAAGGCTGGCTTTACCAACCTGCGGTCCTCCAGTGAAGAAATGTTGAAC AGTCCCCAGCAAACAGTTCTGGCTCGCGCCCGCCTGTTTTGCGGCAACTGCGACTCCAGCACCGACCTAAGCAACGACGAGGCCTCGGCGAAGAAGCTGAAAGCTTCGACCAGCACGGAGAAACTGCTGGACGTGGACGACTCGCCCCGGAGCAAGTCCGGGCCCGAGTTGAGCGTGAGTGCGACGGCATGCAACAATTATCTAACTAGCACGCCTGCATGTGTGCCATTGCGAGCATGTCCCGACTTGATATTCACGCCGGAGGATCAGGATCGTAAGTCCATGTCGCCCATTACCAGGTCGACGCAGCGAATGACTAGGGCGATGCAGGTATTCAAGACCATTACGATATATTGTTTGGGTGTTCGGGGTGTTGTTGCCATAGCTAAAAAG GAAACGATGATGACGCCCAGAAGCCGCAAGCCCGTTCTCCTGTTATCCGGGACGAACATCAATGCATTACCAAAGATTGACAAGCACGAGTGTCAAATGGACCAACTTTCGGAGGAAAGAAGCTACGAGACTCAAAATGAGGCCCCATGCAAAGACACTGAGTCCACCTCTCCTGTGTCTAACGCCTTGTCTGCCACTTTTAAGGAGTACTTGAGCAGCAGGGATATTTTAACTTCGTCGCCAGCGGCTGATGAAAGTTTTTCAAGCAGAACTGACGATTTTAATTCGACTGATTTTAAAAGTCTTAACGATAGTAAGCTGACTGATTCTctgttgttttgtttaaatggTAACGAACCAGACGGTGATGCGGAGACCAAAGACAACTATGAGGAGGGCGAGAAAGAATTGGTGCTCAAACCTAAACAGTATGATCAAAATGGTAAACCTATAGTTTTTGAGACCTCTTTTTGA
- the LOC109607611 gene encoding rho GTPase-activating protein 19-like isoform X4 has product MSVQTLSDECLVEQFRRENTEQFLILARMHLSFLLDLNTDDSDYPTDKNKQKKWPFSRSRKTKNLTEGPPLTQEGICQVYQLIEFIKKDENITVEGVFRRTGSLERQQELRNLLVQGVTIDLEGGQYTVHDCASVLKGFLSDLPEPLLTEAYFPACCQISELYGIVEQPTQEGKLLEALNLILLLLPVENQALLKDLLELLHLTASFEENNKMSPDNLGKMFTPHFLCPRKLTPSDLLTATQKYFGLISFMIKKSDELFKIPPKLKVDFQARYERKKLCADKALNESVTDTANTVFTFVDHERTAKENESNPTETALAQLYAHIQSLPESSKKRKLVSKFNKENGHGTPLQVIRSNMTKKSFGDSIKKHIFHKGLVKNAKKAGFTNLRSSSEEMLNETMMTPRSRKPVLLLSGTNINALPKIDKHECQMDQLSEERSYETQNEAPCKDTESTSPVSNALSATFKEYLSSRDILTSSPAADESFSSRTDDFNSTDFKSLNDSKLTDSLLFCLNGNEPDGDAETKDNYEEGEKELVLKPKQYDQNGKPIVFETSF; this is encoded by the exons ATGAGTGTCCAAACTTTAAGCGATGAGTGTCTGGTCGAACAGTTTCGGCGTGAGAACACCGAACAATTTCTCATACTGGCACGGATGCATTTGTCCTTTTTGCTCGACTTAAACACAGATGA CAGTGATTATCCAACTGACAAGaacaaacaaaagaaatgGCCATTCAGTAGAAGTAGGAAGACTAAAAACCTAACTGAAGGGCCACCTCTCACTCAGGAAGGAATTTGTCAAGTTTATCAGTTAATTGAGTTCATAAAAAAGGACGAAA aTATAACGGTGGAGGGTGTGTTTAGAAGGACTGGCTCCTTGGAGAGGCAACAGGAACTCAGGAACTTGTTGGTGCAAGGTGTCACCATTGACTTGGAGGGTGGCCAATACACTGTACACGACTGCGCCTCCGTGCTTAAAGGATTTCTGTCGGACCTTCCTGAACCTCTATTAACTGAAGCTTATTTCCCAGCATGTTGCCAAATCTCAG AGTTGTATGGCATTGTGGAGCAGCCGACTCAAGAAGGCAAACTGCTGGAAGCATTAAACTTGATATTGCTTCTGCTGCCAGTGGAAAATCAGGCACTGTTAAAGGACCTTCTGGAGCTGTTACACCTGACAGCTTCGTTCgaggaaaacaataaaatgtcacCAGACAACCTGGGCAAAATGTTTACGCCCCACTTTCTGTGCCCCAGGAAATTGACACCCAGCGACCTCCTGACCGCCACCCAAAAATACTTCGGCCTCATATCGTTCATGATCAAGAAATCGGACGAACTGTTCAAGATCCCCCCAAAATTGAAGGTGGACTTTCAGGCTCGATACGAAAGGAAAAAACTGTGTGCAGACAAAGCCCTGAACGAATCGGTGACCGACACGGCGAACACCGTGTTCACATTCGTGGATCATGAAAGGACGGCCAAGGAGAACGAGTCGAACCCCACCGAAACGGCCCTGGCGCAGCTCTACGCCCACATACAAAGCTTGCCTGAGTCGTCGAAGAAGAGGAAGCTGGTTAGTAAGTTTAACAAGGAGAACGGGCACGGGACCCCGTTGCAGGTGATCAGGAGCAACATGACGAAGAAGAGCTTCGGTGATTCCATTAAAAAGCACATTTTCCACAAGGGGTTGGTCAAGAACGCCAAGAAGGCTGGCTTTACCAACCTGCGGTCCTCCAGTGAAGAAATGTTGAAC GAAACGATGATGACGCCCAGAAGCCGCAAGCCCGTTCTCCTGTTATCCGGGACGAACATCAATGCATTACCAAAGATTGACAAGCACGAGTGTCAAATGGACCAACTTTCGGAGGAAAGAAGCTACGAGACTCAAAATGAGGCCCCATGCAAAGACACTGAGTCCACCTCTCCTGTGTCTAACGCCTTGTCTGCCACTTTTAAGGAGTACTTGAGCAGCAGGGATATTTTAACTTCGTCGCCAGCGGCTGATGAAAGTTTTTCAAGCAGAACTGACGATTTTAATTCGACTGATTTTAAAAGTCTTAACGATAGTAAGCTGACTGATTCTctgttgttttgtttaaatggTAACGAACCAGACGGTGATGCGGAGACCAAAGACAACTATGAGGAGGGCGAGAAAGAATTGGTGCTCAAACCTAAACAGTATGATCAAAATGGTAAACCTATAGTTTTTGAGACCTCTTTTTGA
- the LOC109607611 gene encoding rho GTPase-activating protein 19-like isoform X3 — MSVQTLSDECLVEQFRRENTEQFLILARMHLSFLLDLNTDDSDYPTDKNKQKKWPFSRSRKTKNLTEGPPLTQEGICQVYQLIEFIKKDENITVEGVFRRTGSLERQQELRNLLVQGVTIDLEGGQYTVHDCASVLKGFLSDLPEPLLTEAYFPACCQISELYGIVEQPTQEGKLLEALNLILLLLPVENQALLKDLLELLHLTASFEENNKMSPDNLGKMFTPHFLCPRKLTPSDLLTATQKYFGLISFMIKKSDELFKIPPKLKVDFQARYERKKLCADKALNESVTDTANTVFTFVDHERTAKENESNPTETALAQLYAHIQSLPESSKKRKLVSKFNKENGHGTPLQVIRSNMTKKSFGDSIKKHIFHKGLVKNAKKAGFTNLRSSSEEMLNSPQQTVLARARLFCGNCDSSTDLSNDEASAKKLKASTSTEKLLDVDDSPRSKSGPELSVSATACNNYLTSTPACVPLRACPDLIFTPEDQDRKSMSPITRSTQRMTRAMQETMMTPRSRKPVLLLSGTNINALPKIDKHECQMDQLSEERSYETQNEAPCKDTESTSPVSNALSATFKEYLSSRDILTSSPAADESFSSRTDDFNSTDFKSLNDSKLTDSLLFCLNGNEPDGDAETKDNYEEGEKELVLKPKQYDQNGKPIVFETSF; from the exons ATGAGTGTCCAAACTTTAAGCGATGAGTGTCTGGTCGAACAGTTTCGGCGTGAGAACACCGAACAATTTCTCATACTGGCACGGATGCATTTGTCCTTTTTGCTCGACTTAAACACAGATGA CAGTGATTATCCAACTGACAAGaacaaacaaaagaaatgGCCATTCAGTAGAAGTAGGAAGACTAAAAACCTAACTGAAGGGCCACCTCTCACTCAGGAAGGAATTTGTCAAGTTTATCAGTTAATTGAGTTCATAAAAAAGGACGAAA aTATAACGGTGGAGGGTGTGTTTAGAAGGACTGGCTCCTTGGAGAGGCAACAGGAACTCAGGAACTTGTTGGTGCAAGGTGTCACCATTGACTTGGAGGGTGGCCAATACACTGTACACGACTGCGCCTCCGTGCTTAAAGGATTTCTGTCGGACCTTCCTGAACCTCTATTAACTGAAGCTTATTTCCCAGCATGTTGCCAAATCTCAG AGTTGTATGGCATTGTGGAGCAGCCGACTCAAGAAGGCAAACTGCTGGAAGCATTAAACTTGATATTGCTTCTGCTGCCAGTGGAAAATCAGGCACTGTTAAAGGACCTTCTGGAGCTGTTACACCTGACAGCTTCGTTCgaggaaaacaataaaatgtcacCAGACAACCTGGGCAAAATGTTTACGCCCCACTTTCTGTGCCCCAGGAAATTGACACCCAGCGACCTCCTGACCGCCACCCAAAAATACTTCGGCCTCATATCGTTCATGATCAAGAAATCGGACGAACTGTTCAAGATCCCCCCAAAATTGAAGGTGGACTTTCAGGCTCGATACGAAAGGAAAAAACTGTGTGCAGACAAAGCCCTGAACGAATCGGTGACCGACACGGCGAACACCGTGTTCACATTCGTGGATCATGAAAGGACGGCCAAGGAGAACGAGTCGAACCCCACCGAAACGGCCCTGGCGCAGCTCTACGCCCACATACAAAGCTTGCCTGAGTCGTCGAAGAAGAGGAAGCTGGTTAGTAAGTTTAACAAGGAGAACGGGCACGGGACCCCGTTGCAGGTGATCAGGAGCAACATGACGAAGAAGAGCTTCGGTGATTCCATTAAAAAGCACATTTTCCACAAGGGGTTGGTCAAGAACGCCAAGAAGGCTGGCTTTACCAACCTGCGGTCCTCCAGTGAAGAAATGTTGAAC AGTCCCCAGCAAACAGTTCTGGCTCGCGCCCGCCTGTTTTGCGGCAACTGCGACTCCAGCACCGACCTAAGCAACGACGAGGCCTCGGCGAAGAAGCTGAAAGCTTCGACCAGCACGGAGAAACTGCTGGACGTGGACGACTCGCCCCGGAGCAAGTCCGGGCCCGAGTTGAGCGTGAGTGCGACGGCATGCAACAATTATCTAACTAGCACGCCTGCATGTGTGCCATTGCGAGCATGTCCCGACTTGATATTCACGCCGGAGGATCAGGATCGTAAGTCCATGTCGCCCATTACCAGGTCGACGCAGCGAATGACTAGGGCGATGCAG GAAACGATGATGACGCCCAGAAGCCGCAAGCCCGTTCTCCTGTTATCCGGGACGAACATCAATGCATTACCAAAGATTGACAAGCACGAGTGTCAAATGGACCAACTTTCGGAGGAAAGAAGCTACGAGACTCAAAATGAGGCCCCATGCAAAGACACTGAGTCCACCTCTCCTGTGTCTAACGCCTTGTCTGCCACTTTTAAGGAGTACTTGAGCAGCAGGGATATTTTAACTTCGTCGCCAGCGGCTGATGAAAGTTTTTCAAGCAGAACTGACGATTTTAATTCGACTGATTTTAAAAGTCTTAACGATAGTAAGCTGACTGATTCTctgttgttttgtttaaatggTAACGAACCAGACGGTGATGCGGAGACCAAAGACAACTATGAGGAGGGCGAGAAAGAATTGGTGCTCAAACCTAAACAGTATGATCAAAATGGTAAACCTATAGTTTTTGAGACCTCTTTTTGA
- the LOC109607611 gene encoding rho GTPase-activating protein 19-like isoform X2, which translates to MSVQTLSDECLVEQFRRENTEQFLILARMHLSFLLDLNTDDDYPTDKNKQKKWPFSRSRKTKNLTEGPPLTQEGICQVYQLIEFIKKDENITVEGVFRRTGSLERQQELRNLLVQGVTIDLEGGQYTVHDCASVLKGFLSDLPEPLLTEAYFPACCQISELYGIVEQPTQEGKLLEALNLILLLLPVENQALLKDLLELLHLTASFEENNKMSPDNLGKMFTPHFLCPRKLTPSDLLTATQKYFGLISFMIKKSDELFKIPPKLKVDFQARYERKKLCADKALNESVTDTANTVFTFVDHERTAKENESNPTETALAQLYAHIQSLPESSKKRKLVSKFNKENGHGTPLQVIRSNMTKKSFGDSIKKHIFHKGLVKNAKKAGFTNLRSSSEEMLNSPQQTVLARARLFCGNCDSSTDLSNDEASAKKLKASTSTEKLLDVDDSPRSKSGPELSVSATACNNYLTSTPACVPLRACPDLIFTPEDQDRKSMSPITRSTQRMTRAMQVFKTITIYCLGVRGVVAIAKKETMMTPRSRKPVLLLSGTNINALPKIDKHECQMDQLSEERSYETQNEAPCKDTESTSPVSNALSATFKEYLSSRDILTSSPAADESFSSRTDDFNSTDFKSLNDSKLTDSLLFCLNGNEPDGDAETKDNYEEGEKELVLKPKQYDQNGKPIVFETSF; encoded by the exons ATGAGTGTCCAAACTTTAAGCGATGAGTGTCTGGTCGAACAGTTTCGGCGTGAGAACACCGAACAATTTCTCATACTGGCACGGATGCATTTGTCCTTTTTGCTCGACTTAAACACAGATGA TGATTATCCAACTGACAAGaacaaacaaaagaaatgGCCATTCAGTAGAAGTAGGAAGACTAAAAACCTAACTGAAGGGCCACCTCTCACTCAGGAAGGAATTTGTCAAGTTTATCAGTTAATTGAGTTCATAAAAAAGGACGAAA aTATAACGGTGGAGGGTGTGTTTAGAAGGACTGGCTCCTTGGAGAGGCAACAGGAACTCAGGAACTTGTTGGTGCAAGGTGTCACCATTGACTTGGAGGGTGGCCAATACACTGTACACGACTGCGCCTCCGTGCTTAAAGGATTTCTGTCGGACCTTCCTGAACCTCTATTAACTGAAGCTTATTTCCCAGCATGTTGCCAAATCTCAG AGTTGTATGGCATTGTGGAGCAGCCGACTCAAGAAGGCAAACTGCTGGAAGCATTAAACTTGATATTGCTTCTGCTGCCAGTGGAAAATCAGGCACTGTTAAAGGACCTTCTGGAGCTGTTACACCTGACAGCTTCGTTCgaggaaaacaataaaatgtcacCAGACAACCTGGGCAAAATGTTTACGCCCCACTTTCTGTGCCCCAGGAAATTGACACCCAGCGACCTCCTGACCGCCACCCAAAAATACTTCGGCCTCATATCGTTCATGATCAAGAAATCGGACGAACTGTTCAAGATCCCCCCAAAATTGAAGGTGGACTTTCAGGCTCGATACGAAAGGAAAAAACTGTGTGCAGACAAAGCCCTGAACGAATCGGTGACCGACACGGCGAACACCGTGTTCACATTCGTGGATCATGAAAGGACGGCCAAGGAGAACGAGTCGAACCCCACCGAAACGGCCCTGGCGCAGCTCTACGCCCACATACAAAGCTTGCCTGAGTCGTCGAAGAAGAGGAAGCTGGTTAGTAAGTTTAACAAGGAGAACGGGCACGGGACCCCGTTGCAGGTGATCAGGAGCAACATGACGAAGAAGAGCTTCGGTGATTCCATTAAAAAGCACATTTTCCACAAGGGGTTGGTCAAGAACGCCAAGAAGGCTGGCTTTACCAACCTGCGGTCCTCCAGTGAAGAAATGTTGAAC AGTCCCCAGCAAACAGTTCTGGCTCGCGCCCGCCTGTTTTGCGGCAACTGCGACTCCAGCACCGACCTAAGCAACGACGAGGCCTCGGCGAAGAAGCTGAAAGCTTCGACCAGCACGGAGAAACTGCTGGACGTGGACGACTCGCCCCGGAGCAAGTCCGGGCCCGAGTTGAGCGTGAGTGCGACGGCATGCAACAATTATCTAACTAGCACGCCTGCATGTGTGCCATTGCGAGCATGTCCCGACTTGATATTCACGCCGGAGGATCAGGATCGTAAGTCCATGTCGCCCATTACCAGGTCGACGCAGCGAATGACTAGGGCGATGCAGGTATTCAAGACCATTACGATATATTGTTTGGGTGTTCGGGGTGTTGTTGCCATAGCTAAAAAG GAAACGATGATGACGCCCAGAAGCCGCAAGCCCGTTCTCCTGTTATCCGGGACGAACATCAATGCATTACCAAAGATTGACAAGCACGAGTGTCAAATGGACCAACTTTCGGAGGAAAGAAGCTACGAGACTCAAAATGAGGCCCCATGCAAAGACACTGAGTCCACCTCTCCTGTGTCTAACGCCTTGTCTGCCACTTTTAAGGAGTACTTGAGCAGCAGGGATATTTTAACTTCGTCGCCAGCGGCTGATGAAAGTTTTTCAAGCAGAACTGACGATTTTAATTCGACTGATTTTAAAAGTCTTAACGATAGTAAGCTGACTGATTCTctgttgttttgtttaaatggTAACGAACCAGACGGTGATGCGGAGACCAAAGACAACTATGAGGAGGGCGAGAAAGAATTGGTGCTCAAACCTAAACAGTATGATCAAAATGGTAAACCTATAGTTTTTGAGACCTCTTTTTGA